acaaaaaagcggctttagaatacaatgtattgtttattaccatattattgatcataagtcaatcaatggcatacagttcacagcaatccatttcacaagtgaatttgtcaatcagttcgagatttattatgagggcttgtttaaggacctgtcaatttacaTCTGCGTCAGTCATGCtagtgtagtgtctcgggtgcgtcgcatcataaacataatacgtttaggtcactgtgtcaagttaaatatagtttaagactcaatctttaaacacatcttgagatcacttagttcggatttgcgctccatcaagtgttttgaatgcaagaacgtaacgcatgtctgtgttgttgatGCTGaaagttgttttcttcactgtataaactttgcgtgaagtttcacttactgccctctggagtaaacaggtggtactacaagcttgcatttctctggAATCTTCCTAATACTGTAACGTCTAGTGTAGACACAGGataagacggacaagaggtgcggatccaaatgcagttttatttaacatttaataaataaaagggtaaacacaaagaaaagtccacgatgggaaaacaggcaactgaaaacacaatgaatatttaacatataataaataaaagggtaaacacaaagaaaagtccacgatgggaaaacaggcaactgaaaacacaatgaatcaGATTACACACGAgggaacaaaaacacaaaacagaactAGGAACTCGGGTAAAGgatacacagatcaggcttgacaacataccgGATACAAACAACGATCAACAGTGATTAAACAAAGaatcagggtttaaatacacgtacaaagtggagactgaacgagacacaggtgaaaacaatgatgaatgcaggcagtgagggagaccgggaattgtgggaaatgtagtttagacaaggacagtgaaacacggggcgaacaacaaggaaaacgcgacatggagcgtgaacggtgacgggtgaaacggaaaacacggagcagaccaggaaatATGACataacacagggcagacaacggggaatcgttacagaatcccccctcaaaaggaccggattccagacggtcttaagacacagaaaagaaaaaatagcagggataaacaaatgttcaaggagtgAGGGGCCAGAAATGGGGAAaatagacagaccaaagggggcacaggggacacggagacagaccaaggaggctcAAGGGTCACggagacagaccaggggggcacaagggacacggagacagaccacgggggcacaaggggaaattaggcagtccaaggaggcaaaagtggcaatgagacagtccacaggggcacaaagggcagacaggcagaccagggaggcagtctctgggggtgtgtgcagggaaccaggTTGGGTGGCCTGGGGGACGTCCAcagggtagggacaggtttaggaggcctgggagatggctgtAGAGCAAGAGcctgttcagggggcctgggaggtggccacaggacagaggtcggtttagatggcctgggggctggccacttgacaagggccggttcaggggacctgggaggtggccacaggacagggacagttcgaggaggcctgggcggcggccacaagacagggacaggtctagggggcctgggaggtggccatcgggcagggacaggtccaggaggcctgggaggcggcctcaggacagggacaggtctaggaggtctgggagatggccgcagaacaggggccggttcaggggacctaagatgtggctccaggacagggacaggtttaggtgacctaggaggtggccatagggctagggctggttcaaggggcctgggaggaagagtggccactaggggagctggcggagccaaggaggacttctgagacgGAGCAGTCaaagacttgggtggtggcgccgaaggaggcgcaggcaaggccgcaggagaccctgggggcggagctgcaaggggctctggagataaagctgagggaggctctggaggctcaggagacggagctgagggaggctctggggcctcaggaggcggagctgagggaggctctggaggctcaggaggcggagctgagggaggctctggggcctcaagaggcagagcagagggaggctcaggaggcggagtcgaggaaggcagagccgaggaaggttcgaggggctcaggaggcggagctgtgagaggctcaggaggcagagccgtgggaggctcaggacgcagagccgtgggaggctcaggaggcagagccgtgggaggctcaggaggcagatccgagggaggtggcgctgtaggaggctttgaaggcagaggcctggaaggctctggaggcggagctgatggaggtggcgccgtaggaggctttagaggcagaggcctggaaggctctggaggtgaagccaagggaggctcaggaggtggagccgaggaaggctcaggaggtggagccgaggaaggctcaggaggcagagccgaggaaggtggcgccgtaggaggctctagaggtgaagctctggaaggctctggaggcagagccgagggaggtggcgctgtaggaggctttgaaggcggaggcctggaaggctctggaggcggagccgatggaggtggcgccgtaggaggtggcgccgtaggaggctctagaggcggaggcctggaaggctctggaggtgaagccgagggaggctcaggaggtggagccgaggaaggctcaggaggcggagccgtaggtggCTCAGGAGTCTcggggagcagagctgtaggaggctcggggagaagcgccgtaggacgctctagaggcggagccctagaaggctctggggtctctgagagcagggccgtaggaggctcgggaggtggagccgtaggaggctcggggagatgggccgtggaaggctcgagaggttctggaggcggggggaaggctcgagaggcagagccctggaaggcccgagaggcttgaggggcggagccctgggaggcttgagaggcggagccctggaaggcccgagaggcttgagggactgagccctggaaggcccgagtgacttgaggggcggagccctggatggctcgagaggcttgagaggcggagccctggaaggctcgagaggcttgagaggcaaagccctgagaggctcaggaagctcgagaggcggagctctggaaagctcgagaggcggagctctggaaagctcgagaggcggagccctgggaggctcgggaagcagagccctagaaggttcgaggggcgctggctgttggatggtcctggctactggtgttggccctgggacggtcatggctgctggcactggctcttggacggtcatggctgctggcgctggcacagggacagtcgaggctacaggcgctggctcagggacggtcgaggctacaggcgctggctcagggacggtcgaggcactgttcctggtcggcgtggcttcaggctcgcaggccgtggctggcaagggctcaagctcgctgaccgtggctgacgtgggcacaggctcgctcaccgtgacaggcgtgggctctggcccgctcacggtgacaggcgtgggctctggttcgcagaccggggcaggcgtgggctctggctcgctgaccgtggctgacgttggccggaaggcggaagcccatcttcttctcctcctccgggcggacgaagtcgACCATGCTGGCTCGTGGACGACGACAGGCATGGGggcgagctcgctgaccggtggggcaggtggaagaggatgagccaaggacgactggagggtcaccgccgtgggaggagaggcaggatcctcaaccacatCCACAGTAAATAGCGAGCCGCATACCAGAAGTGTCTCTTCCATGAACtcacagagcgtccagccacgtgtcgccggcggcaaccgctcctggagcgtaccggtcaggctagcctggaagaacaccaccagggaggagtcaggatagtcggtggcgctcgctaggtacaggaagtccctaatgtgatcctccaccgggcggcttccttgcttcaggtccaggaggcggcagcatgcccggataaccgctggatccattattggtcgatcgttctgtaacgtctAGTATAGACACAGGataagacggacaagaggtgcggatccaaacgcggttttatttaacatttaataaataaaagggtaaacacaaagaaaagtccacgatgggaaaacaggcaactgaaaacacaatgaatatttaacatataataaataaaagggtaaacacaaagaaaagtccacgatgggaaaacaggcaactgaaaacacaatgaatcaGATTACACACGAgggaacaaaaacacaaaacagaactAGGAACTCGGGTAAAGgatacacagatcaggcttgacaacataccgGATACAAACAACGATCAACAGTGATTAAACAAAGaatcagggtttaaatacacgtacaaagtggagactgaacgagacacaggtgaaaacaatgatgaatgcaggcagtgagggagaccgggaattgtgggaaatgtagtttagacaaggacagtgaaacacggggcgaacaacaaggaaaacgcgacatggagcgtgaacggtgacaggtgaaacggaaaacatggagcagaccaggaaatatgacataaacgtgatagtgcgacagagaacacagggcagacaacggggaatcgttaCAAATACGGGgatatgtgattaattttatatatataatatatcatatatacactcacctaaaggattattaggaacacctgttcaatttctcattaatgcaattatctaatcaaccaatcacatggcagttgcttcaatgcatttaggggtgtggtcctggtcaagacaatctcctgaactccaaactgaatgtcagaatgggaaagaaaggtgatttaagcaattttgagcgtggcatggttgttggtgccagacgggcggtctgagtatttcacaatctgctcagttactgggattttcacgcacaaccatttctagggtttacaaagaatggtgtgaaaaggaaaaacatccagtatgcggcagtcctgtgggcgaaaatgccttgttgatgctagaggtcagaggagaatgggccgactgattcaagctgatagaagagcaactttgcctgaaataaccactcgttacaaccgaggtatgcagcaaagcatttgtgaagccacaacacgcacaaccttgaggcggatgggctacaacagcagaagaccccaccgagtaccactcatctccactacaaataggaaaaagagggtacaatttgcaaaagctcaccaaaattggacagttgaagactggaaaaatgttgcctggtctgatgagtctcgatttctgttgagacattcagatggtagggtcagaatttggcgtaaacagaatgagaacatggatccatcatgccttgttaccactgtgcaggctggtggtggtggtgtaatggtgtgggggatgttttcttggcacactataggccccttagtgccaattgggcatcgtttaaatgccacggcctacctgagcattgtttctgaccatgtccatccctttatggccaccatgtacccatccgctgatggctacttccagcaggataatgcaccatgtcacaaagctcgaatcatttcaaattggtttcttgaacatgacaatgagttcactgtactaaaatggcccccacagtcaccagatctcaacccaatagagcatctttgggatgtggtggaacggaagcttcctgccctggatgtgcatcccacaaatctccatcaactgcaagatgctatcctatcaatatgggccaacatttctaaagaatgctttcagcaccttgttgactcaatgccacgtagaattaaggcagttctgaaggcgaaagggggtcaaacacagtattagtatggtgttcctaataatcctttaggtgagtgtatatacgtacatacatacattcaaagGGATGTAGTCTTTATAATTTAGCTaattctgttttctgtttctcaacCTATTGAATGTATAAATGGGGGGAATGGCTTGGCATTAGCATCAGCTGCTTATCTACATCTGGTCACTATGTGTGTTAGATCCATAACAATAATTTTAGACCCTTTGTACTAACACATTGCATTCATCTGAACAAGGAAATGACTTCCTGCCCCATGTTCCCATATCCTAACCCTTATATTGAAGCAAACCTGAAAACGAATATCAAGCTGATCTCATATAAAGTTATGATGCAAGTTTCACATTTACCTGCTTAGTTTCCTTCACCGTGTGCAATGTCAGGTCATATCAGATCAGCCACGATGTTCAGCCATGACCTAGAGTCTGAATGCCATTTTGCCAAGCTTTCCAGCACAAAATGGCTACAGATGAATCTCAATATTGGGccatgtgctcaaaacagcagGACTCTTGTATAGTGTTCTGTTCAAGCTGTGACTGTAAGTAAGCTTGCATTGCCACCCAAACAAGGCAACATAGACCATTAAAGAccattttgaaaagaaaaaaaaggatattTAATCAATTTAATCAGCAGAAAACTATTAAGCATCCGCAAATCAGCCCTGCATCCTTAATTGTGTCCCCATTTAGTCTGTATCTATAATCACGCTTGTTTAACTTCCCAGAACTAGCAATGGGGCTTATCGTCATTTTTCCATACACTTGATATGCAGaataatgtatttatacatttgaaCATCCAGCCAAGTGAAAAGGCTGAAAGCAAATGGCCTTTAATGCTGTTTTCCTGCACAGCCCATTAACTGGGGTAAGCAAGACCTACTTCATACACTGAAAATAAAACACATATTCTTGCTGAAGCTCAGCTTTGTAACTAGGCACTGGGTTAAAAGCATCCCTGGGGAAAACTAGAGGTATATAACAATTGATTCATGTTCATCTCTGCAGAACAGTAATTGGTGTTTTCAAATATGTGGGCGTTTACAAACAGGATGGGTGTTTCTAaattatccaatgaaagtagggaatctcagtgtagaaatcagtgggcgtttccaaacagGATGTgcatttctaaactatccaatgaaagtagggaatcttagtgtagaaatcagtgggcgtttccaaacaggatgggcgtttctaaactatccagtgaaagtagggaatcttagtgtagaaatcagtgggcgtttccaaacaggatgggcgtttctaaactatccagtgaaagtagggaatcttagtgtagaaatcagtgggcgtttccaaacaggatgggcgtttctaaactatgaaagtgaaagtagggaatctcagtgaagaaatcagtgggcgtttccaaacagGATGGGCGTTTATAAactatgaaagtgaaagtagggaatctcagtgtagaaatcagtgggcgtttccaaacaggatgggcgtttctaaactatgaaagtgaaagtagggaatctcagtgaagaaatcagtgggcgtttccaaacagGATGGGCATTTCTAAACTCTCCAATGAAAGTGGGGAATGTCAATGGTTTGAAAACACCCGCACTGACtgggaaaagcccatttttgttctgcaaagATATAagtctcgtttttttttttatatataaattgagTGCTGTCTGTAAGGCTGCTGCCTCGGAGCTGTCAGATTATCATGTTGTCTAATTCCAGAGATAGCTGGGAGTAGGGTTAGGAAAAGAGGCAGTAGGATTATCTATGTTTATaagaaatgcaaaaatgtatttgtttttggatcTCAACATGCTTTTGATGACTGCTCAAATGGATTCATCctttgcttttggtgtgaaatgaTACGAGCAGTTCCATGTCTTTAGGATTGGCATTGTTTGCTGGTTAAACTAAAATAAGAAGCATTCCATTAATCTAGAAAGTAAATAAGATAATATCAGAATAAATGTCTtggattttcatttttaattgatgCTATAAATGTCTTTACAATGAGTTTGTAAATGTGGACTGTTCACTTAACTCAAACAACTAATTTGGTTTGTGTAGCATGATCATACATTTCCTATAATGCACGCATGCCCATAAGAGTCATTGTTATGGTGCATTTATATTCTAATCTAATGTTTTTGATTGGACTGATTGTTGTCTTGAAACCCCTGGAAACTTCTAGAATATTCAATGATCAGAAATGTTATTTAAGGACATTAAAGTTTTTCCAGTAATGGACAGGTTTGTAATTGTTTTGTAATATAAAAGGTTTATAAACCTGGCTTTGTGAATATTTGTAAATACATTCGTTCTTACATTCACACTGTattgctttctctctctttctagtTTATTTTATTCTCAATGTTTATGCTCAGTAACCCAATGAAAGAATTTGAACAGGTTAGTTTATTTGATTCAGAGTTATTGGCTCAATTCGAAGAATTAAAATCCACACTCTTAACTGAATCTGTAGTACTTCCCTTAAgaatgttttgctgtttttttaattgaatgaaaAAGCTCTTGTTGACACAGAGTCGGAGCCAGGATAATTGATCCAAGGGGACATTTGAAATTTCGAAGGGGGCACAGATTTACCACTTTAACATAACATTTTACGTTGCTGAAAATTATGGCTCGGTGGCTATCTTTGGAACGCTTCCAGGGAGCTATTTTTCTATATTTGTGTATCACAACAAAGGGTAGAAAACTGCTAGAATTTCCTTCTTTCAGCCTTTGAGCCTCTAAGCTCTGACTGAATTACATGGCAGAAAACATTTTTCTAATTAAAACGAGAGCAGTCAACTGGCCAGACAGCATAACTCCTGTCCCCACCTTCCACCTGAAATGTTCAATTGCTCACTACAAAGTGTTTAAGGattcatttgcattatttgtttaaattattttacaatttagttGAATATTTAGGCTTGCAGAAAaagtaaaacacatttacaagatAACTCAAATATGTAAATCGGTTAAAATACAACCACTATATGGCTGGTTTCAGTTTGGGTTCATCTGAGCACATTTTTCCAGCAGACAACTCTGGGGAAAGTTACACTGGCAGGACATCATAATCTCCAGTACATGAGCCTTTTCTGAATCTGCTCTGTTATTTCTTGTATACCAAAAGTTGTAAGTCTATTGTACTCCATACTGCAATGAttagggaatctcagtgtagaaatcagtgggcgtttccaaacagGATGGGCTTTTCTAAACCATCCAATGAAAttagggaatctcagtgtagaaatcagtgggcgtttccaaacagGATGGGCTTTTCTAAACCATCCAATGAAATTAGGGAATCGAAATCAGTGGGTGTTTCCAAAaaggatgggcgtttctaaacagtgaaatacatttatttgtatgtgtgtgtgtgttttggatgcCTATATCACATTTAGTGTCATTGTTATAGCACTGTctcattatattacatttattttgctgCCTTGGCTTAATCTCAAAGCAGCGCAGTCAGTAGAGTTAACGCCGCCTCTTCTGTGCCAGTGGGTGTGGCCTATGACGTCAAAGACAAACTTCAACAAATGGAAAATGAGATAGACGCAGCTCCGTATCAGCACTGCCCAATAAGGTGATCCCATGCTTGGATATGGAGTTTCTCCGAGTATATAAATAAGCAGCAGGCAACGCGTCATTGCCTGACGCGAAGGGTTGGGGTGTGCAAGTCACAGAAGTCATACTTGCTATAAACTTACATACttgaaacttttttattttttctaataccttaatattgcattttatttgttaaacTCAAAGGTCCATTTTTGCCACTTAAAATACCATCACCAAATCTAAAGCACGGTAagcaaacatattattattacgGTTCATAATGTTGTAATTAAACGCAGTGTACTTGTTACGTTAAATTTCAGGTTTTTCAAAGTCTAGCTGTTTCTGTTGAAGTGGACAGGTCTTGCATGTATGTTCACCAGCGTAAATCGACAGAACACCGAACCCTCGCAATGTTTCTACGGGCTAATATTCAATTAGAATGCATTGGAAATGAATTCTAGAGTGTAACTGGAGTTCAAACTCAAGTCCAATCGATTTACACAATATAAAACCGTTTAACGGCCTTAAGCGCGTATAAGTCAACGGACATGACCAGCGTCGCTCTTAAAGAGTGTCCGTTATCTAGACCTCTCACAGAGAGCTTTACTTTACACGAACCTAAAGAGAAAACTGTCAAATGTAGTAGTTTTATtaaaatcagaaaaaatattgATGCATGTTGCTCTTGTTTTATAAGCCGGGACATGTCTGGACAGACCCACATTGTCACAGGGTTGTGTTTGTCATACCCCATCTAGAATTTTACCTCGACATTGTTTGCCCCAGAATATTGAATGAAtgatttgattaatttaatgatAACTTCACAGCTATTATTGTTGCTGAAAACCCTAACCACATGGGACCCTCGAAACCGTAAAGAAAGTTCTCTAATTTTAAATGTGgacaaatgcattcatttttctgtaATTTGTGTTTATACAAATGTAAAACCGTTTATGGTGTAAACCACTGTTGTAATTTGTGTTTTGGTGGGAATTAATTAGGGTTGCCATGGTACTTTAtaaactttattacatttatatatttagttgTATAAGATGAGGTATTTTTCTTTCCTCTAAacagttttacttctaaagaaatgaatgacTATTTTAAAACGtatgtacaaaaaaataaaatcatgacaacTTGCATGAGATTAGGACTCCATTCATATCAGTAActctaagctttttttttttgttctacaTGCAGAGGGTCCCCTCTTGGGGTCGTCCATCTATGTACATTCTCACACacaatggtggccaaaagtttggaattatgtacaggttttactgttttggaaggaaaattttatcatttcaatgccactttggtgaaataaagtaccaaagtatagtctggacattactgatgtaaaaaaataatgcactgtttgaaaaagtaatttttattaaatctggacaggccccatttccagcagttatcactccaacaccttatccttcagTAATCATACTAGATtgcaaatttggtactagaaaatcagcATTTGGTCTGTTAAActaagcttaatattgtcttgtgtttttttttttgttgttgtgtcgccacagtatgcaattgactggcatttcttaaggtcaatatgaggttaaaaaattgaaaaaaaaagatcccactttctctagaaactcgtcaatcattgttttggggAATGAAGGTTATAtagtgcttgaaattgccaaaaaaaaactgaagatttcacacaaaggtttacaatacagttttcaaagacaaagaacaactggcactaacaaggacagaaagagatgtggaaggccagatgtacaactaaagaagtaaataaatgcatcagagtctctagtttgagaaatagaccccttgcatgtcctcagctgacagcttcatttaattctacccgctCCACAcaagtttaatgtacaacagtaaagagaagactcaggggtgctggccttattggaagaattgcaaagaaaaagccacttttgaaaccgaaaaagaaaattttagagtgggcaaagaaacacaggcattggacagcagataattagaccagtgttatggatcttaaccccattgagcttttgtgggatcagatagactgtaatgcctcctacacactacactaaTTTCAAAAGACATCGGATCGTGGTACTGTTCATGTTACACAACTGTCTTGTtatggaagtcgtagcgttttcaaattgcATGAGGAATCGGCGACATGGGTGAACCCATTACAAAACCTTTCACTATTGACAAATCcctgacgactctgcctggactccaaattactttTCACAACGGAGTACATGCGAAAagtgatacgaaaacaaatgcatgatcatatgttatgcatttcagaatataatGCTTATagtttttaatcgcctaaaggcatatattttattggttaaaatatgaaaaagtacctcctactgaaaaatctacctatttgcttacctgactgtccaaaagAATTGGCAAttctctccaacacttctctttctccacccggttgtgctacagttcagatgaaacataaaatatgcaCTGGTGCTCCTTACAATGTTCCTCTAATTTTTCCTCTTTCTTCGGTTCAATGAGACTtccttgataccgcagccatgctagatgttctgttgcaggtaaaTCGGGACTCCTCCCACCGAAACTCCCcgtgccccatttcttgctctctcattggctgtaggtcaacgctgcagttgtattcagtcaaaacacatttcacactgcgcgatttggaatcgcagacaggtccagatattcaacattctagatatctcgctgacgtCGGTGCTTCTCTCAAATAGCGTCTTTGATCGTTCATATATTGCGTTCGTCGCACACTGGAGCAAGCTCCGATTTGTCTATGCGATTTTAAGCCAGATTTTcgctgacaaaagcctgaaatcatagtGTAAACTGCATAAGGTGCttgaagtgcccgacaagacggacacatctatggcaagtgctacaggaagtgtggggtgaaatgtcacctgagtatgtttgacaaactgacagctagaatactaaggatctgcaaagctgtcattgctgcacgtggaggattttttcgATGAGAGTAGTTTAAAAAGtgcttatatatatttttttttttttaaattgtaatttttcacattattaacattgtgatcagttgaatgccactttgttgaccTAAAAGTAACATTTTGTTTCCATgagagctaaatctgtacattccAAATGTATGTGTGCATTATATCAAAAATAGCACtttcatatattgttttttttttttatattttagatgATTGACAAGGTTACTGGAGCTGGGGTTTTGCCCTTTGCAGTCCAGCTCAAAGCTCTTCTGGACAAAGAGGCCCGATATCAGCCCAAACTCTGTGGACTCCGACTCATTGAGTCTGCTCAGGATAATGGCCTGAGGATGACTGTCAAGTTGAGAGATTTTGAAGTGAGAGATCTTCTCACCTTGAAACAATTTTTTGGTTTCAGTGCAGAGACATTCTCCCTGGCTGTGAATCTTCTAGATCGATTTCTGGCTGTGATGAAGGTGAGAACATTGGTTGTCCATGTTTACCTCTCGGTTCTTTTCCTCCTGTATGTGTATCATGGTTTTCCTCAAGCAAGTCTTGACGGTCTTTTAGATGATTTCCTCAGATTCAGCCCAAGCACCTGTCATGTGTTGGCCTTTGCTGCTTCTACATTGCTGTGAAGAATTCAGAAGAGGAGAGGAATGTTCCTTTGGCCAGTGACCTCATCCGGATCAGTCAGAACCGCTTCACTGTCCATGACATGATGAGGATGGAAAAGATCATTCTGGAAAAGCTCTTCTGGAAGGTCAAGGCTCCAACTGCCCTTCACTTCCTTCGATTCTTTTACTTTCGCATTCAAGAACAGTTGGATACTGAAAGGTGAGCAACTGGACTTGCAGCAGATATGGATTTCATTTCAAATCTGATACAGTTTGA
This region of Xyrauchen texanus isolate HMW12.3.18 chromosome 23, RBS_HiC_50CHRs, whole genome shotgun sequence genomic DNA includes:
- the LOC127663321 gene encoding cyclin-G1-like, which translates into the protein MIDKVTGAGVLPFAVQLKALLDKEARYQPKLCGLRLIESAQDNGLRMTVKLRDFEVRDLLTLKQFFGFSAETFSLAVNLLDRFLAVMKIQPKHLSCVGLCCFYIAVKNSEEERNVPLASDLIRISQNRFTVHDMMRMEKIILEKLFWKVKAPTALHFLRFFYFRIQEQLDTESKSFLNIERLEAKLKACHCSFTFTKIKPSLLALSLLALEIQEQYECEAVPALKRELDGLQESLSVKDGDLVCVREVVAKCLVEYATTKCLKPNGQRLRWIISGRTAQQLKHSYFKIAHLPTIPEYAC